The Mercurialis annua linkage group LG8, ddMerAnnu1.2, whole genome shotgun sequence genome window below encodes:
- the LOC126660606 gene encoding 60S acidic ribosomal protein P0: MSGKSSKADKKIAYDAKICHLLDEYSQILIAAADNVGSNQLQNIRSGLRGDSVVLMGKNTMMKRSVRVHAEKTGNNAFLNLIPLLQGNVGLIFTKGDLKEVSEEVAKYKVGAPARVGLVAPIDVVVPPGNTGLDPSQTSFFQVLNIPTKINKGTVEIITPVELIKKGEKVGSSEAALLAKLGIRPFSYGLVVLSVYDNGSVFTPEVLNLTEDDLLEKFAGGVSMVTSLALALSYPTLAAAPHMFINAYKNVLAIAVATDYTYPQAEKVKEYLEDPSKFAVAAAPVAAASAGAPAAAAAKEEEKKEEPAEESDDDMGFSLFD; the protein is encoded by the exons atgtCTGGAAAATCATCAAAGGCCGATAAGAAGATAGCATACGATGCTAAGATTTGTCACTTGCTCGACGAGTACAGCCAGATCTTGATTGCTGCAGCTGACAATGTTGGGTCTAACCAGCTTCAGAATATCCGGTCCGGTTTAAGAGGCGACTCAGTTGTTCTTATGGGTAAGAATACTATGATGAAGCGGTCTGTTAGGGTTCATGCTGAGAAGACTGGGAATAATGCTTTTCTTAATCTTATCCCCCTTCTTCAG GGCAATGTGGGTTTGATTTTTACGAAGGGTGATCTGAAGGAAGTGAGTGAAGAGGTTGCCAAGTACAAG GTTGGAGCTCCTGCTCGTGTTGGTTTGGTTGCCCCAATTGATGTTGTTGTCCCTCCAGGCAACACAGGACTTGATCCATCTCAGACCTCTTTCTTCCAg GTGCTTAATATCCCAACTAAGATTAACAAGGGTACTGTTGAAATTATCACCCCTGTTGAGCTGATCAAGAAGGGTGAGAAGGTTGGCTCCTCTGAGGCTGCACTGTTGGCAAAGCTTGGAATTAGGCCATTCTCTTATGGTCTTGTTGTCCTGTCTGTTTACGACAATGGCTCTGTCTTCACCCCTGAGGTTCTTAATCTCACCGAAGATGATCTCCTTGAGAAGTTTGCTGGTGGTGTGTCCATGGTCACTTCATTGGCCCTGGCCCTCTCATACCCAACCCTGGCTGCTGCACCACATATGTTCATCAATGCCTACAAGAATGTTTTGGCTATTGCAGTTGCAACTGATTATACCTACCCACAGGCAGAGAAAGTCAAGGAGTACCTTGAG GATCCTAGCAAGTTTGCTGTTGCTGCTGCCCCTGTTGCGGCTGCTTCTGCCGGTGCACCAGCTGCTGCTGCTGCCAAGGAAGAGGAGAAGAAGGAAGAGCCAGCCGAGGAGTCGGATGATGATATGGGTTTCAGCCTCTTTGATTAA